GCCAATCTGATTTCGTGGCAAGCAAAGAAACAAGCTATTGTTTCTCATTCAAGTACGGAAGCTGAATATAAAGCATTAGCCAATGCTACTGCTGAGGTCATTTAGGTTCAATCTCTTCTTGATGAATTGGGGATCATCCAGTCCAAGGCTCCTATTTTATGGTGTGACAACATTGGTACGACTTATCTATCAGCCAATTTGGTGTTTCATGCTCGCACTAAACATATTGAGGTGGATTGCTACTTTGTTCGCGAAAGGGTTGCTCAGAAGCAATTGGATATTCGGATTATTTCTTCAGCTGATCAAGTCACTGATGGTTTTACAAAGGCTTAGCTCATGCGCCGGTTACAAGAATTTAGAAACAATCTCAATCTTGCAAGTGGCTAGATGAATTTAGAAACAATCTCAATCTTGCAAGTGGCTAGATGCGTTGCGGGTTGagatttggggggggggggtgcgggggAGGTTAGAAGTAATTGTATAGGATATGAACTTAGAGTCCTTCTCATGTATGTACATGTCTCCTACTAGGAGATTGCCTTGTATCCTATCTTTGCCAGACTACTCTCACCGGCCTATATAATGAAGCATTCCGGCGCCCCCCAAGGGTAAGCCGTTCCAATCAATTTTACACTCGCGTTGTGCGTGCCGGCGTGAAAACCTGCCGGCGGTAAATAAATGCATATGTAGCTCTACCTGCAATATGCATGGTATTACGAGATACGGGTACGTTAGGATGATCCCGCCAACTGCAGTTCACTCTTGGACAGTCGCGCAAGCACGAGTAGCTATGGTTGGCATCCTTTCATTTTCAGACTTTAGGGCCACCGTACCCTCCTTCCATCCACTGATGTCCCGTCCCATACTCCCATCGTAGCGCGCAATAGAAGGAATATAATAATTACTATCGCTTTCGTTTTCAGGCTGCAGGGAGGTTGGAATACACCAACAAATCAAACCATTATTAGTTATTAGAATCGATGCAATGCGCTAAGGCCAAGGAAGGAAAGACCAAGCAACTTACTAGGGATGGCTAGCAGCAGTGCCATGAGCAGCGTGGAGGCCATGGTGATTCTGACGACGCTGCTGCAGCTGGCCAGGTTCGCCGCGGGCTCCATGGGCCCCCGGTTCTCTTCGCGGCGGCTGCTGATCCCCGGCGTACGGTTGCTGCAGGTGATGAACCACAACTCCGTGACCTACACCCTTGGGCTCATGaggccaccttcttcttcctccgacgACGACCAGACCTGGAACGACTTGTTCCAGGTCTGGGCCGTCCTCATCGTGACCATGCAGGACAGCGTCCACATCGGGCGGCCGTACAGGACCCAGCGGATGAACCTGATCGACCTTCTGTCCTCCCTGTGGTCGGCCAACCTCCTCCGGGAGCAGACGCGGCTGCGCCTCAAGGTGCCCCTCTGGCTCATCTGGTCCGTCCACGCGTCGCGGATCGTCTGCTACTACGTCTGCAGCCACCGCGCGGCCAAGGCGTCCTGCGACAAGATCAAGCTCGTCAGCGACTACATGGCAGCGtcgcacgacgacgacgacgcctgcCCGCGCACCATGCGCGGGTACAGGTACATCGTGACTGGGGAAGAAAGCATACTGGATGATCATGATGCCAATGCCAGGCCACCCCGTGACCATGAGGAGCTTGTGACCGTGGAGAAGGTGTGGGAGCAGCAAGCCTACGACAGGTTGCTGGGCTCCGCAGCCGACGGCGACAGCCGGTTCAAGGACGTGTGCCTCTCCTTCGCCCTGTACAAGCTGCAGCGCCGCCGGTTCTTCAACTTCCCCATCGCCGAGGCCACGCACCCGGCCACGCGGCGGCTCGTCTCCGGCGCCATCCTGGAGGAGGGGCCCGACGGCGGCTACGACCGGGCGCTCCGGGTCACCGAGGCGGAGCTGTCCTTCCTCCACGACTTCCTGTACAGCAACCGCGCCTGGGTGTTCTCCGCCGGCTTCCCTTGGGTGAGGCTGCTCCTGTCGCTGCTCATGACCGTGGCCGCCTCCTACCTCTTCCACGCCGTTGGAGACATTACTGCTGCTATTCCAAGGCGAGGAGTGTTCGTCACCCATTGCGtcatcgccgtcgtcgtctgcAGGGAGCTCATGGAGGTTGGCGTATATGCTCTGTCGCAGTGGACCAAGGTCGCCATCGTCTGCCACCACGTCAGGCTCAGAGCCAGGGGAGGCGGCTGCCGCCGGATTCTTCCGATTCGCAGGCTCCGACGCCTGCTCGTGGAGAAGGTGGCGAGGATCGTGTTCTCTATCATCAGCAGGGGCCGGTGGGACCAGCGGATTCGCCAATATAACCTGCTCATGATGCCGGGAATCGAGTGGCCGGCGGTTGGCCCGTTGGTCCCGAGGCGGTGCGACATCCGGGCCAGCATCCCAAGAAGGGCCAAGCTGGATAGCGAGGTGAAGAAGGTGCTCTTCAGGTCGCTCAAGGACCTCGTCGGCGTCCCACCACCCCCTGAGGCTAATAATTCGGCCCAACGACTGCAGGCCGTGAACAACCGGCTGCTGTCCGATTACTTTCGGAATGCAttcgcggcgggcggcgaccaAGGATCGTCCCTGCTGGTGGAGGaccccgccggcgagctcgacgGCGAGAGCCACAAGATCCTGGTGTGGCACATTGCCACCGGCCTGTGCCAGATAAAGCTGCTGCTGGAGGACAAAGCCGGTGCCGGCGACCTGTACGCGCTGCCAGCGACGCCGCCGCATTACGCCGCAGTGGCGTGCCTGTCCAACTATTGCGCGTACCTGGTCACACAGAAGCTGGTGCCGGACAACGGCCTCGTCGCCGAGGAGGTGTTCGACGACGTGCGCGAGGAGGCCTACACCGCCCTGCGCGGGTGCAGCACGGTGAGGGAGATCCGCGACAGGCTTgtcccggctgctgctgctgctgcacatggcggggcggcggcgagcacgacgACGATCGTCGGAATGGGCGCTCAGCTGTCGGAGAAACTCCTGTTGGCGTACGGCTGCAGGGACGACCATCTTTGGGAGCGACTGGCCAGGTTCTGGGCGGGGTTCCTGCTGCACCTGTCGGCATCCACCAGGGCGGCCAAGCATGAAATACATCTCCAAGGCCGTGGGGAGCTCACCACGCACCTGTGGGTGTTGCTCTCGCATGCTGGCTTCCTCGGCAAGACCAGCCACGGCCAGCAGTTGCTGGACCCGGTCGACCTCGACGACGCCTGATCTGAGCCTGACCGCCTCTTCATTTTTCTTAACACTTTAATTGCATATATATTCTGAAGAGATAAAACAATAGATCCCAATGTGTTGAACTTTGTAATCTCTATTTGCATATGATGGAATCAAAGCTGgctatagaaaaaaaaacgcCAATGTCGACACCTTGCCGGCGGTGACCACCCTTCCATCTCCTCCTGCCTCCTGCCTCTTCCTTCCAATACCTCGTACGAAGTTTTTGCCATATCAGATTGGGCTTCAATATGCCATAGCAGATTGGGCTTCAAGAATTTTTAATTTTATATTATTTAATAtacaaatttgcaaaaatatttatcTCAATTTCTTTTTGCAGATCTAGCATCATGCGGCCAATTCATCGGGTAGAAGGAGAGCTAGGCCATGGCCCATAGAACCTACCACCACTTCATCTGGCGGTAGCCAGTTGAACTAGCGGTAGGCCTTATTGCCACGCTACACCTGGTTAGTTATAGCCGTGCTTTTAGCTGGCCGTAGCCGGTTGAACCGGCTATAGCCAGCTACCACCCGGCTATAACACCTATATTTGATTAAACTTAAtaattttaaatatattttactAGAAAATTATATTTCATGTATATTTTTGGTATTGGACTGAGTTAAGTAACATCTTATCCATATTTTTACTTCAGACCGAGTCAAATAAATATTTGATTGAATTAAGTATCTATAAAAAATTGGATTTGAGCAAAAAAATTAAATCTGAaatgaaataattaaaataaaaatatatggaGTTTTCCAAATAAATATTGAAGTTATAATTATACATTAAATAATATTTGTAAATTCTAGATTACATTAAATTAATATTAAAGCCATATAACATTGCACAAAagattttataaataaaaaatggtGGATAAGGAGGAAACATTGGAAATGGAGATTACCCGGCATGGTTGCATAACTGGTTGAATGAAATTGCATAAGTGGAGATTACCGCTTCAATAGCTTTATAAGGGTCTTGTTTTTTAATTGGCTATGAAAGTTTGCCcacatatgcctcatgcaccacctactctttaAGAGCACCTCCAGCAATAGCCCCTACTTGGGGCCTGTACTTTATTGAGTAGGGGCTGCCCCCAACTTTCTGCGGCTTAGTTTTTTT
This genomic window from Setaria viridis chromosome 8, Setaria_viridis_v4.0, whole genome shotgun sequence contains:
- the LOC117834213 gene encoding uncharacterized protein, translated to MASSSAMSSVEAMVILTTLLQLARFAAGSMGPRFSSRRLLIPGVRLLQVMNHNSVTYTLGLMRPPSSSSDDDQTWNDLFQVWAVLIVTMQDSVHIGRPYRTQRMNLIDLLSSLWSANLLREQTRLRLKVPLWLIWSVHASRIVCYYVCSHRAAKASCDKIKLVSDYMAASHDDDDACPRTMRGYRYIVTGEESILDDHDANARPPRDHEELVTVEKVWEQQAYDRLLGSAADGDSRFKDVCLSFALYKLQRRRFFNFPIAEATHPATRRLVSGAILEEGPDGGYDRALRVTEAELSFLHDFLYSNRAWVFSAGFPWVRLLLSLLMTVAASYLFHAVGDITAAIPRRGVFVTHCVIAVVVCRELMEVGVYALSQWTKVAIVCHHVRLRARGGGCRRILPIRRLRRLLVEKVARIVFSIISRGRWDQRIRQYNLLMMPGIEWPAVGPLVPRRCDIRASIPRRAKLDSEVKKVLFRSLKDLVGVPPPPEANNSAQRLQAVNNRLLSDYFRNAFAAGGDQGSSLLVEDPAGELDGESHKILVWHIATGLCQIKLLLEDKAGAGDLYALPATPPHYAAVACLSNYCAYLVTQKLVPDNGLVAEEVFDDVREEAYTALRGCSTVREIRDRLVPAAAAAAHGGAAASTTTIVGMGAQLSEKLLLAYGCRDDHLWERLARFWAGFLLHLSASTRAAKHEIHLQGRGELTTHLWVLLSHAGFLGKTSHGQQLLDPVDLDDA